From a single Nymphaea colorata isolate Beijing-Zhang1983 chromosome 4, ASM883128v2, whole genome shotgun sequence genomic region:
- the LOC116252132 gene encoding plastoglobulin-1, chloroplastic-like: MAVLSSTASLFLEKPGAPRHHHRSSGTTPSPFLFFPRNSSRYRSVRLASALGDGEKPAVGSESGASAGRNVDEWGESAQLGEDAAESVRVPGADPPKNEDEWGANNVAADYPPSSSSGTSDVLDGLKRSLVDTVEGTELGLRASAEVRAEVVELVNQLEAANPTQAPVEAPELNGNWILVYTAFSELLPLIAVGASPLLRTKTISQTIDTSSLNILNNVTYSSPFATFSVSASASFEVRSPSRVQVKFEEGIFRPPEISSTIDLPQNFDFFGQKVDLSALQQLLNPIQASVANISRTISGQSPLKLPIPGERSQSWLVTTYLDNDLRISRGDGGLFILVKEGSSLLNQQ; the protein is encoded by the exons ATGGCGGTGCTATCGTCTACGGCTTCTCTGTTCCTGGAAAAGCCTGGCGCTCCGCGCCACCACCACCGATCGTCCGGCACCACCCCCTCCCCGTTCTTGTTCTTTCCCCGGAACTCTTCCAGATACCGGTCTGTCCGCCTCGCCTCCGCCCTCGGCGACGGCGAGAAACCGGCCGTAGGTTCGGAATCCGGCGCATCAGCAGGAAGGAATGTCGACGAGTGGGGGGAGAGTGCGCAATTAGGAGAAGACGCGGCGGAGAGCGTTAGGGTTCCAGGGGCCGATCCACCGAAGAATGAGGACGAATGGGGAGCAAACAACGTCGCAGCCGATTATCCACCGTCTTCATCTTCTGGAACTTCCGATGTTCTTGATGGGTTGAAGCGGAGCCTTGTGGATACAGTGGAAGGGACGGAGTTGGGGTTGCGGGCGTCTGCGGAGGTGCGGGCTGAGGTTGTCGAGCTGGTTAACCAGTTGGAGGCGGCCAACCCGACTCAGGCGCCGGTGGAGGCGCCTGAGCTCAACGGGAATTGGATTCTTGT GTACACCGCTTTCTCAGAGCTATTACCTCTGATAGCTGTTGGTGCATCCCCATTGTTGAGAACGAAAACGATATCCCAAACAATTGACACGAGCAGTCTTAACATCCTAAATAACGTGACGTACTCAAGCCCTTTTGCCACTTTTTCTGTTAGCGCCTCTGCATCTTTTGAAGTTCGAAGCCCTTCAAGAGTgcag GTAAAGTTCGAGGAAGGAATATTTCGGCCACCTGAAATATCGTCCACCATTGATCTACCACAGAATTTCGACTTTTTTGGGCAGAAAGTCGACTTATCAGCCTTGCAGCAGTTACTGAATCCCATTCAAGCGTCTGTGGCAAATATTTCACGTACAATTTCTGGGCAGTCACCACTCAAGCTTCCAATTCCCGGCGAAAGGTCACAATCATGGCTAGTGACAACTTATCTTGACAATGATCTGCGAATTTCAAGAGGTGATGGAGGCCTGTTCATCCTTGTCAAGGAAGGCAGCTCTTTGTTGAACCAGCAGTAA